The Eleutherodactylus coqui strain aEleCoq1 chromosome 13, aEleCoq1.hap1, whole genome shotgun sequence genome includes a window with the following:
- the LOC136587405 gene encoding ciliogenesis-associated TTC17-interacting protein-like translates to MWLDTIENENTVYYRDEDEEEEDSEEPSFYEAYMDEPDDITIDEDEEEHPNNYAYLDDSDIDLTQEDEVAEVCPDFAFFENCADEEPENFKNCWEEIFFFSHSWLQYTEDNRVVYNRDDNNEEVGEEPSYYEAVMDEPDDIPVDEDEEDQSNYAYLDNSDIDLDDDNEEDDVESSDICG, encoded by the exons at gtggcttgaTACCATTGAAAATGAAAACACCGTCTATTACAG agacgaagacgaggaggaggaagatagTGAGGAACCCTCCTTCTATGAGGCATATATGGATGAACCGGATGACATCACCAt cgatgaagatgaagaagaacatCCTAATAATTATGCGTACCTCGACGATTCTGACATCGATCT gacccaggaggacgAAGTGGCGGAGGTCTGCCCGGATTTTGCATTCTTTGAAAATTGTGCTGATGAGGAgccagaaaattttaaaaactgctgGGAAGAGAT ATTCTTCTTCTCACACAGTTGGCTGCAATATACCGAGGACAACCGAGTTGTGTATAACCG agatgATAACAACGAGGAAGTTGGGGAAGAACCCTCCTACTATGAGGCAGTTATGGATGAACCGGATGACATCCctgt CGATGAAGATGAGGAAGATCAATCTAATTATGCATACCTTGACAATTCTGACATCGATCT AGACGATGACAATGAGGAAGATGATGTAGAATCCTCCG ACATCTGTGGATGA